The DNA sequence actcctgttagcaggctgtgagcttgcccttcccatagctcatggtcacCCTTATTGACTACGTTCTCCCGGAACACCACCCGAGaatcggtttacaaccaggtcctcAATTACTGCTGAGTGAACGGTGTTGCGTAATGACCATTGAtggtgtgagggtgagggggggggggtgaggattgAGCAAGTtatgagggagggtgggagggaggggtgaggacaGGACAACCTATGATAGTAGGGGGTGAGGATGAAAATGTGAGGACAGGATAAGTCATGACGGAGCCAGTGTGAGAATAGGACAAGTTATGACGGGAAGAatgagggagtgagtgtgaggaCAGGGGAAGGGTGAGAGCAGACAgtatgacagagagagagagagagggtgtcgtGTGAGGCAACAGCCAGCAGGCCAGGGGGAGGCTGGACGTGTTGACTAAACACACCGAGGGGTCCACATTGCCACCGTATAAGTGTTTACTTAAGAGTCAGGAGGCCGGAACATAAACACACAGGCTAGTAATTGGACCCAAAGTATCACAACATTGATTGACACAAAAGTACAAATCACACATTTTGTATATACAAAAATAATCAATGTCTTAGATTCTGCGGTTCACCAATCACAGTGCGAATGTAGAATGGAAATGTCTACACACATTGTAGACATTTCTACACACATTGTCCATGTGTGTAGAGGTGGTCACAGTGCCCATGTGTGTAGAGGTGGCCACAGTGCCCATGTGTGTAGAGAAGGCCACATAGCCCATACGTGTAGCCCACATATTTCAAAGTACGGTATGAAACGATTGTGCGCATTTCGTCATTCTTCTTTGAAATGTACATGCGAATTCTTTATCGCTTATTTTTAATATTAATGTGTAGCTCGGGATAATAGTAAACACTGAGGGCTCCTCCAGGAACTCCACTCGGGGTGCTGGACCCCCCCAACATGGGCTCTCCCTCAACTACTCAACTCTGTCACTGGGGAATTGGTGCAGCTGTTGCTTGCTGTAGCTTGGGTGTTCaggacccctacacacacacatacacacacacacacacacacacacacacacacacacacacacacacacacatacacacacacacacacacacacacacacacacacacacacacacacacacacacacacacacacacacacacacagggctcgCCTGATAACTCGCTTGAGTATGATGTCCTAACTGTTATCACCACCTGAAAGAACGTTAAcctctgtcttctgttacttgtaAACATATATATTGCGGAGGAAGTTATTTTCTGTGGAGGTTAAAGTTGATAATCTATAAAGACGAGTTGAAGTTCTCCGCCAGTGGTCAAACTCCCTCATGTGAAGACCAGGTCACAAGGTAAAACAGAACGTTGGTAATTTTCCACGGAAAAGCATATTCCGGAGAACCTTCGTCTGTTCCCGATTTTTTTTTCATGCGTACATTGGCGATTTTCCACCAGGTGATAAGTTGAATGTGGCGTAAGATTCAGGTGAGAGAATCGCATATGATTCGCTGAGATATGTATTCAAGCATCAACCATTTTTGGGCGtcaacactaaaaaaaaaagtaatattTTTAACGAGGTTATCCTTAAAGGAGGGCACTCGGGCTGAAGATAAGGCACGAAGTTGTGAGAATGAATGCAGCTGACTGCCAGGCAGACGCAGGTCCAAGGTTGCAGGTACCTGGAAGCCTTAACACCCACACCATCACGTCCTGAGCCTGCCTTAAAGACCTTAACCCTCGCAACATCAGGATCTTGGGTAGTTATAACCATAGTGACGGAGGCGAGAACGTTACAGCCCGCCTGCTGAACACCAGGGGGACCGGACTAAGGCTCCGGAGTTCGggtaggtggtgggtgatggtattAGTGAGGTGTGCTTCCCAGAAATGGGTTAGAGACAAACGATATCACTTCTCCATGGCTGGTGTGACCCTCAACACCTGGGCGTCGACCCGGCGCCTGTGTAGCTGAGAACACAATTTATTACCAAGAAATATTGTTGTTATCAAGTGGACACGTTATCcaaattatatacatatacatgcaattgacgatcacaatacactgatcattttatgcggaaaatccacagacaaATATGAAAgcaagtgaacgtttcggcctgttaaagcctttgtcaaaaaAAGACTGACTAATTTTtgttgtggattttccgcatacatatacatatatgtatatgtatgtatatgtactcATCATATACATATATGATGAGTTTGAGATGACCTTAAAGTTAATGAGTAAGTGAGGTCATTAAGGAAAATGAATTAGTTAGGACCTTAAGGTTGATTAATCTTGGGAAACACCTCACTATCTAATATGGCAGCCTCTTGAAAAATTATATAGAGATAATGTTTCCAAACAAATAATGTAACTTAACTTTAATTATCACCAAGACAAAAGCTGTTACAGAGACAACGAGATCCGTCTATACCTCACATTAACAGTCGAGATTAACGAAGCAGTTTGTACTACGCACTTTAAATCTACATTAAAAATACAACGAAAGCGAAAAAGCTTATAGAcaaaatatcacaacacactaaatCGTGTCCTCTGTTTAGGTGCTCATAGCACACCTTAATGATGAGTGAGACTCATGTCATCTGAGTGTTTACTCACACTATCTTATGAGGGATGGTGAGTTTCACATATTTAGAGGATAACGTCTACTTATTCACCTCTATTGGACAGCCTGTTGGGGCTAGAatgatttaacctaacctaacctaacctaacctaacctaacctaacctaacctaacctaacctaagctaacctaactcaacccacACAATATATGATAGCCCTGCTCTCAACAGTCTAGCCCGTGGCCTCTTAAGTATCGATGGCTATATGTACAGCCTGATGGCTGTAAACATTGCTGATTCTTCAAACATTAACAAGAGCAGCAAACTTTAAATCATCTTGTATAATTTTCTTGTAAAATCGtaacaaaaaaaataaacaatttagTTATTAATTTCATATGTCGAAAAATAATTTAGTTGATGCTCATGTATTAACAAAGGTATTTACCAGATGGCCGTCCTGATAATATTGCCAGAAGGTGACAGTCTTATTAAAAGTCAACTATGAAATTTAGACACTCGTTAATCAGAAACTAATTGCAGAGACAACACAATTCAATGTCCAAAACTTTTTACTAAAAGAAATAGAATTGCTATATGAAcagaacttataaataaacatccctttaatatttattaatatatgacaAATGTATCAGAATTTGAATTACTCTAATTCTAATTGGCAATGTTTGTTACCCAAGTTTACCAATAAGAAGAGAAGATTCACAAACTTTTCATCATATGATAGATATCAATAACTTTGTACTCAGGTCATATCACTCAGAACTAATACATCGCataatgatttttattattttttcctaaGCGATGCCGTTGAACTAATGTGATTTATAAagtcgagagagaaagagagagagagagagagagagagagagagagagagagagagagagagagagagagagagagagagagagagagagagagagagagagagtgagagagagagagagtgagagagagagagagagaaagagagagagagagagagagagagagagagagagagagagagagagagagagagagagagagagagagagagagagagagagagagagagagagaaagagagagagagagagagagagagagagagagagagagagagagagagagagagagagagagagagagagagagagagagagagagagaaagagagagagagagagagagagagagagagagagagagagagagagagagagagagagagagagagagagagagagagattgatttTGTTGTATTAAGACCAACACCAACGGTATTATTGATTTTATTTACTGGCATATGTCGACGTTATTTAAATCCAGTATTTAAATTTATTACAGAAATTAGATGAGTTGCATAAGATTGTGAGCTGTCGTCTGCAGGACCTCAGCTTCGGCCTCTGCAGGACCTCAGCTTCGACCTCTGCAGGACCTCAGCTTCGGCCTCTGCAGGACCTCAGCTTCGGCCTCTGCAGGACCTCAGCTTCGGCCTCTGCAGGAAATGGGTTTTATGAAGTAAGGAGATTGGAACCCGGATGTCACACTGAGCAAACGTCTTCCCAGTGGACCAAACAACACTGAGTCAACGTTGAATCATTGTTATTGACGTTGAATAAACGTTGAATCATTGTTACTGACGTTGAATGAACGTAGTTTACCCCACCTGTTACTGGGATACTTTGCGAAAGCTTCAGTGAGTCCATTAGTCTCGCACAAACTTGCGTCTGGACGTAAGTTGACGCAGCGACGATAGACAGGTTCAGACAGAGGCTCAGTAAGTCTCCGGACACGCGAGGAGGTCCTCCTTACTGCTCTACTGTGATAGAGAGGTTCAAGTTGACTCTCTTCCCCATCCACACATTCAGAGAAGATCCCTCATCTGTGTCACATTGTTTCTCATCAGGTTAAGTCAGCTTCTTGACACGCACTGTCCTCATCTTGGATATTTCTCAACCCTTAGCTCTCATGTGCTGGTACCTGAGTACCATATTAGATCCTGAATGGTTACGGTTAGTTTGTTCCTACTGTGATTGAATAATTAAGTGATTTAAGTTATGTATTGTGTGGGATGCTACGTATACATGATATATACTTAATATGTATGTTGtgtgggggtatatatatattgtatgtatatatatatatatatatatatatatatatatatatatatatatatatatatatatatatatatatatatataccccacataataaataatatatattatatgacaCCCTGCTACCTATACCTTGTTCTGAAGGTGTTACGTCAACATGATTTATTAATTAAAGTTAATGTTACTTATACTTAATTTAGTACAAGTTGCCTTTATGTATTAGAGTGAATATTACTTTGTATGCATCTTATTACAGAATGTATTATAGACTTGGGTGGTTCATATATGGAGCTTATCAAAAGGTAATAGGGGATACATCAAGATCTACATATATAGTAGTAAGTATAGTAAGATCtacatatataataatacatattGATATTCTTTTCCAATTTATCAGTTCAGCATAATTGGGTGTATGAGGTGAGAAGCGGAAACACCTGCTGAGAGCCAGCAGAACACTGAACACTGAACACTGAACTGAACACTGAACTGAACACTGAATTCCAGCTGTTATGTCTGCTGTTAGCACTATGTTGCTTTCCTGAATCGTGACAGCATTATGCGTTACCCTTAGAGTTGACTTAATGGTGTGGCTATTCTTTCTGATTAGAGGTTTATGAAGCTATTCTTAGTGATTACAGGATTATGATGCTATTCTTAGTGATTAGAGGATTATGAAGCTATTCTTAGTGATTAGAGGTTTACAAAGATATTCTTAGTGATTAGAGGATTATAAAGCTATTCTTAGTGATCAGAGGATTATGAAGCTATTCTTAGTGATCAGAGGATTATGAAGCTATTCCTAGTGATCAGAGGATTATGAAGCTATTCTTAGTGATCAGAGGATTATGAAGCTATTCTTAGTGATCAGAGGATTATGAAGCTATTCTTAGTGATCAGAGGATTATAAAGCTATTCTTAGTGATGACAGTATTATGAAGCTATTCTTAGTGATTGGAGAATTATGAAGCTATTCTTAGTGATTAGAGGATTATGAAGCTATTCTTAGTGATCAGAGGATTGTGAAGCTATTCTTAGTGCTTACAAGATTATGAAGCTATTCTTAGTGATTAGAGGATTATAAAGCTATTCTTAGTGATTAGAGGATTATGAAGCTATTCTTAGTGATTAGAGGATTATGAAGCTATTCTTAGTGATTAGAGGTTTACAAAGATATTCTTAGTGATCAGAGGATTATGAAGCTATTCTTAGTGATTACAGGATTATCAGTCAATcaaaactttattcataaatggtaGTGCATTTATAACTGGGAAAGATTTACATAAATAATACAGTACATTAATTACATAAGAGTTACAATAACAGGAGAGCACATATACATTATCGTTATTGACGTAATTAATAACAACTTATACGACTCACTCCAATTTCATCTACTGTATTCTTAGAAATTAGAGGATTTTGAGGCTGTTGGTAGTGATGACTAAATTATACAGCTGTTCTTAGTGAGGGCAGGATTATACAGCTGTTCTTAGTGAGGGCAGGATTATACAGCTGTTCTTAGTGAGGGCAGGATTATACAGATGTTCTTAGTGAGGGCAGAATTATACAGATATTCTTAGTGATGGCAGGATTATACAGCTGTTCTTGGTGATGGCAGGATTATACAGCTGTTCTGAATGAAGGAAGAATTATACAGCTGTTCGTAGTGAGGGCAGAATTACACAGATATTCTTAGTGGTGGCAGGAATATACAGATATTCTTAGTGGTGGCAGGAATATCCAGATATTCTTAGTGGTGTCAGGAATATCCAGATATTCTTAGTGGTGTCAGGAATATCCAGATATTCTTAGTGGTGTCAGGAATATACAGATATTCTTAGTGGTGGCAGGAATATCCAGATATTCTTAGTGGTGGCAGGAATATCCAGATATTCTTAGTGGTGGCAGGAATATCCAGATATTCTTAGTGGTGGCAGGAATATACAGATATTCTTAGTGGTGGCAGGAATATCCAGATATTCTTAGTGGTGGCAGGAATATCCAGATATTCTTAGTGGTGTCAGGAATATACAGATATTCTTAGTGGTGGCAGGAATATCCAGATGTTCTTAGTGGTGGCAGGATTGTGGTTTTATCCTCAGCGATGATGACACATAGTGACAGACAATCATATCGGACACATGTGTCACATGACCAATGTATCCTCACTCCTGCAGCACAGAAAACTAATTTACACCATTACGCTGCTACTTTAATTCTTACTAATTGTTCAGTAATTACCTTGTGCTGtgaataaggaaactggagaaataTTCCCTCCAAGTATCACGCAAGGAAACCAGCGGATTTATGAACATATATGAACCAAGTGGTAACATCAGATgtaaggcaggcgatgagtcacaataatgtggctgacgtatgttgaccagaccacacacactagaaggtgaagggacgacgacgacgtttcggtccgtcctggaccattctcgagtcgattgtcttgagattgcccacacaatcgacttgagaatggtccaggacggaccgaaacgtcgtcgtcccttcaccttctagtgtgtggtctggtcaacatcagatGTAAGGCGTTGctggtcctccacacacacacacacacacacacctggctggccgctacacacacacacacacacctggctggccGCTACACACACACGTCGGGGTTGGCATGAGCGCAGCGATCACAGAAGTATGCCAGGTCCAGGTAGATGAGCTGTTCTCCACTGGTGCATTTGGAGGTGTCGGTGATTATTTGCAGGTCCACCTGGCTCGGGGAGAACATGATCCAGGCAATGTCACACCCGCACCTCAGAGGGTTGTCTGAAGACACAAACGGTGCAATTAAAAAATATCCTTCAATAGCACCAAAGGTTATCCAGTCTACACAACAGCTGACGTAAAGATCCCTTTAAAAGCCTCGTACTTAGAGCTCCAGGAGAAGGCAGCCCACTACAATGCTACCTTTACCATTGATAACCTCATAAGGATTGGCAGGTGGGTggacccaccagcccccacctgtttccacctgcacccaccacccacctacacttcAGGAGGTATGCTACAGTGATTTCATCGTTCCACTGAGTCCGTTGGGATCGCCCAGAGTAAAACAAAGTATGCGGAagcttgatttattttcattgaaGTATCTCACAAATATCTACTACTATTTACTAGCTACAGAAGTACTCTACATTTAGCGACTAGCCATTGAAGTGCCCCACACTAATCTACTAGCTGCTGAAGTGCCCCACATCTATCTACTAGTTGCTGAAGTGCCCCCACACTAATCTACTAGCTGCTGAAGTGCTCCACACTAATCTACTAGCTGCTGAAGTGCCCCACACTAATCTACTAGCTGCTGAAGTGCCCCACACTAATCTACTAGCTGCTGAAGTGCCCCACACTTATCTACTAGTTGCTGAAGTGCCCCACACTAATCTACTAGCTGCTGAAGTGCTCCACACTAATCTACTAGCTGCTGAAGTGCCCCACACTAATCTACTAGCTGCTGAAGTGCCCCACACTAATCTACTAGTTGCTGAAGTGCCCCACACTTATCTACTAGCCACTGAAATGCCCAGCTGTTATAAACTAGACATTGAATTTCCAGACACTTACCCATTAGCCAGTGAAGTGTCAGACACAAACCACCTACTAGCTAGTGCCAATACTAAGCCATTAGTTATCAGCCAATAAGGATACTGAATAATTTTCTACCAGTTATCGGGATCTAATGCCCCCTTAAACATATCATATTATCTGCACGAAAATGGCAGAATTGAAAACTTACCAGCCAAATCAAGAATCCCATTCGGGACAATCTGGGTAAAAAGGTGAGCCCAAGTTGTATTCGTCAGGTCAACTATTGAGTTGTTTCTCATCGAGACTTCTGCGTAGGGGACCAGCCCTGTTTTGGGAGAGAGATTGGTGAGTAAGCGTTCGGTCGGTTATAGTTCCGTGTATTTGAGTTCGGTAAGTGAGTTAGAGTTCGGTGACTTGGAATAAAGTGAGTAAGAATTCGTGTGCATTACAGTTCGGTGAATTAAAGTTAGGTGAGTAAGAGCTAGGTTAATAAGAGTTTGGGTTAATGAGAGTTCGGTGAATTGTGTTTGATGAATTAGAGCTATGTGAGTAAGAGTTTAATGAATTTGAGTTTGGTGAGTTAGAGTTCAGTGAAGTATTGTTTTGTGAATTAGTGTTCTGTGAATTAGAGTTTAGTGAATTAGAAATTGTCGAGTAAGTTGTTGGTGAATTAACATTAAGTGAGTAAGAGTTCAGCGAGTAAGCGTTTATTGAGTCAGATTTAGCGCCATTCTCATATTTCTGGTTTTAATAAAAGTGAGTGATTAATCATGATAAAATTATCGACTGTaactcatgaattattatatttgatGATTGGTGGCATTACTCACGCTCAGacacagtactcaccatggaaGGTATCGTGATGAATAGTCTCGATGAGATTGGAGTCCAAGTTGATCGTCTTCAAAGTCTTACTCGGTGTCGCGATGGTAAATTCATTCAGGTCTGTGAGTTCATTCTGTTGCAGATCAAGTTGGGTTAGGAAGTTAAGTGCATTAAAGTAATTTGGTTCGATATTTTGGAGTTTGATTCGCGCAAAATATATTTCTTTCAATTTGGGAAGATTATCAATGCTGGACAAGGCCATGTTCTCGTTGCCACTTGCGCTGAGGATTTGCAGAGACGCCGACGTCATTGGCGACAACTCCAGGAACTCGTTATCGTCCAGAATTAATTGAGTAAGTACTAAATAATTTTCTATGACCTCAAATGGAAATTGTGAGATTTTGTTTTCTGAGAGATCCAGCGTCAGGAGAGTTTCTTGAGAGTTAGTGAAGGTCTCGTCGGCCACTTGAGTGAGCAGTGTCCCGCTGATGATCACATGTTCAAAGGTCAGGTCAGCGAAGGTGTTCCCGTCGATCACTGTTAGCTGGCTCGGGGTTCCTTTATGGTCTATTTTAAATTGTTTGAAATGTTTGAATGGAAACTGTACCAGGCTGAAAGCGTCTTCTAGTTCTTTATCAGTTGTGACTCCAGAACAGTCAATAAACAGCTCGAAGTATTCGTTAGTAGAGCAGACGCAGGGATAAAAGTCGGAGTCTACCGGGCAGGGCCACTCTCGAGGGTTCGAGTCCTGGACGGGGTTGACCAAGGAGGGAGTGACATCCCCCACaccaaggaccaccaccacacacaccaccacaatcttCAACGCCATCTTACGGCCTCTGTGTCGCAGTCAGCGGCTGTCAGCAAGGTGGCGTGTGCTGGTCCACAGCTGTTCTTATATTACACCAGCCTTATCTTATCGCCAGACTTGTCCACAGCAGCCCTTATACTCCTCCAGCCTTATCATACTGCCAGGTAGGGCGCGACGGTGGCGCCAGGGTGCCCAAGACGTCGACTATCATCAACTAAACACTAGACTGTCCTTGCTGTactgtgtgtacatatatatatatatatatatatatatatatatatatatatatatatatatatatatatatatacatatatatatatatatatatatatatatatatatatatatatatatatatatatatatatatatatatatatatatatgcgaacaagcatgaatggtccccaagcagatATGAGAATGATAActccacaccctagaagtgactcgaacccggaccaccaggagcacattgcaactggtgtacacggtgccttaaaccactcgaccatcaatgACCGTACAAAAAagtggtgatagccgaggctatttgaaccaccaccccgacggcactttgatggtaatcttgggcatcttCGAGTGGTTTAAGGCACCGGGAACACCAGTTGCAATATGCTCCTTACGGtccaggttcgagtcacttctggggtgtggagttttcatgctttcctatgttcgtttccttactgTAGACAGCAGTGTggaagccaccattcctttccgtgactgttacatctagaaagggcagcttcccatcactctAAAAgccgtaagtgaaacttaacactgaattttgctcgaatgcctccttcagctgctgcaaacgtctgacatcaggaacctgcataaaaatgtcgtcaacgtacttacagtatatggcgggtttcaagtccatatcaaccaagaccctctgctctatggtgcccatgtagaagttcgcaaacaggacacctaggggaaaacccatggcaaccccatctacttgcttatacatgtgcctatcGGGACTcaaaaagggtgcctctttagggcAGGCTTGGAGTACCTTCCTCAGTATGCTCTCTGGTATGTCCAGAGgggtacaagccggatcacgatacactctgtcatcatcatcctgattgtttcgtccataggcacgttggtaaacagcgactccacgtccaatgaggctcttatccctgcggTCCGTGCTCCCCTCAGAaagtcaacgaattcctttggagaACTCAGGCTAAAAgcacaaggcacataaggagtcagcaggcagttgagtcgcctagccagtctgtatgtgggtgtgggtatttggctgatgattggccgaagtgggtttccaggcttgtgggtcttg is a window from the Procambarus clarkii isolate CNS0578487 chromosome 48, FALCON_Pclarkii_2.0, whole genome shotgun sequence genome containing:
- the LOC123764702 gene encoding oplophorus-luciferin 2-monooxygenase non-catalytic subunit — encoded protein: MALKIVVVCVVVVLGVGDVTPSLVNPVQDSNPREWPCPVDSDFYPCVCSTNEYFELFIDCSGVTTDKELEDAFSLVQFPFKHFKQFKIDHKGTPSQLTVIDGNTFADLTFEHVIISGTLLTQVADETFTNSQETLLTLDLSENKISQFPFEVIENYLVLTQLILDDNEFLELSPMTSASLQILSASGNENMALSSIDNLPKLKEIYFARIKLQNIEPNYFNALNFLTQLDLQQNELTDLNEFTIATPSKTLKTINLDSNLIETIHHDTFHGLVPYAEVSMRNNSIVDLTNTTWAHLFTQIVPNGILDLADNPLRCGCDIAWIMFSPSQVDLQIITDTSKCTSGEQLIYLDLAYFCDRCAHANPDVCV